One genomic segment of Theobroma cacao cultivar B97-61/B2 chromosome 6, Criollo_cocoa_genome_V2, whole genome shotgun sequence includes these proteins:
- the LOC108660465 gene encoding uncharacterized protein LOC108660465 isoform X1, with protein sequence MTSEHIDACLSLFCKRMTGPKSKLYTTRACMVDTIFSTPSVYYTQNFQQKMPKPKCKFDELRGYVEGERPTYAKKWKDVDFIIVPCNVGGHWVVAKIDLVRWTIKVVDEAITSNAKDNGVRAGQMTPLTTMMPLICHQAGYFNNIRRKRRDLTPMPLDIHLPKTKVHWQNDSVSCGMFMIGYIEHILQSEKIRIKQNMIAKMRRQYALEIFSNNWESEP encoded by the exons ATGACAAGTGAACATATCGACGCATGCCTCAGCCTATTCTGCAAGCGGATGACAGGGCCGAAGTCGAAGTTGTACACTACCCGTGCATGCATGGTTGACACGATATTCTCc ACACCATCCGTATACTACACACAGAATTTCCAACAGAAGATGCCCAAGCCAAAATGTAAATTCGATGAGTTGCGGGGCTATGTGGAGGGTGAAAGGCCAACGTACGCCAAAAAATGGAAAGATGTTGATTTCATCATCGTGCCTTGCAACGTTGGTGGGCATTGGGTGGTTGCGAAGATCGACTTGGTGAGGTGGACGATCAAGGTTGTGGACGAAGCAATAACTTCGAATGCTAAGGATAACGGAGTTCGTGCGGGTCAGATGACACCCTTGACGACAATGATGCCATTAATCTGCCACCAAGCCGGTTATTTCAACAACATACGTAGGAAGAGACGGGATTTGACACCGATGCCATTGGATATTCATTTACCAAAAACTAAAGTGCATTGGCAGAATGATAGTGTCAGCTGCGGTATGTTCATGATAGGGTACATCGAGCATATTTTGCAATCAGAAAAGATCAGAATTAAGCAGAATATGATTGCAAAAATGCGTCGGCAATATGCTCTGGAAATTTTTTCCAACAATTGGGAGAGTGAACCTTGA
- the LOC18595127 gene encoding uncharacterized protein LOC18595127, whose amino-acid sequence MSYACFDNGAYTCFHDSCLIKLPPIIFKHSFHPSHPLQLCNSHFDNGLCNACNLPIWEFRKAYCCRKCKFHLHVRCAKLRPSLKVELHEHDLTFFRIKANSATHLCRVCGFNFDAIGDESAFYRCVHCNFNYHFKCLTIPHSTSHKYHRHDLMLMDSFIEDVSEEYYCDICEEERKPKHSVYCCKKCKFIAHIECALNKVVDTKLDQSSTSSLLDSEASTLKVQIEHFDHQHPLSYNGAIEQNESLLCIACRQEIFDQHYACEDCKYYLHETCTTLLYEVSHPLHCQHPLKLVTDIVEFTCHGCREHSDGFAYMCLPCDFHLDVKCATTPIPPKNDGQKLKEMEKVSKFCPFNQNHKLDFFNRRPNLKDLALECDACKLPILGPGYTCRDCFNIKIHESCLAFIREMQHTFHPLHPLHPQIGDWENCSACRFKIIESIGYSCRQCDFHLHLHCANSLKLALKVKSHMHNLYYFGPNYEKSYQLCNKCKSYIGKEPFYYCVECNMNLHLKCVPIPCSIKSKCHMHRLTLKDHFVEDDSGEYYCDICEEERNSKNHCYYCEECAGQFVAHIECALLIDFEFGDGNFHEFSILKDAGSPIESSSMDKLLSQPHAEVYLNQNRMKYWVNEKLNKYCFMLFARDLSISWVEEHRYWRWSYQKETNSDVLIDVVELLKVCWLEMNVKFNVKKLSLGTLYGVMFVFKLTDEAYGWGCPVNFGFTLPNGDKVERKENLMTKPRGVWIEIPVGEFTTSSEIVGELHICCHQYDELNWKGGLIVKGVAILPKN is encoded by the exons ATGTCTTATGCTTGTTTTGACAATGGTGCTTATACCTGCTTCCACGATTCCTGCTTAATCAAATTGCCTCCCATAATATTCAAACACTCATTTCATCCATCACACCCTCTTCAATTATGCAACAGTCACTTTGATAATGGGTTGTGCAATGCTTGCAACCTACCAATATGGGAGTTCAGAAAAGCCTACTGTTGTAGAAAATGTAAATTTCACCTTCATGTTCGTTGTGCTAAACTACGACCCAGTCTCAAGGTTGAATTACATGAGCATGATCTTACCTTTTTTCGAATAAAAGCTAATAGCGCAACCCACCTATGCAGGGTATgtggttttaattttgatgCTATAGGGGACGAAAGTGCTTTTTATCGTTGTGTCCATTGTAATTTCAATTACCATTTCAAATGTCTTACAATACCACATTCTACTTCGCACAAGTATCATAGGCATGATCTGATGCTTATGGATTCATTTATAGAAGATGTTTCTGAAGAATATTATTGTGATAtatgtgaagaagaaagaaaacccAAGCACAGTGTTTATTGTTGCAAGAAATGCAAATTTATTGCTCACATCGAATGTGCACTCAATAAG GTTGTGGATACGAAACTTGATCAAAGTTCGACCTCTAGTCTGTTGGATAGTGAAGCTTCAACATTGAAG GTGCAGATTGAACATTTTGATCATCAACATCCCTTAAGCTATAATGGGGCAATTGAACAGAATGAAAGTCTTCTTTGCATTGCTTGCCGCcaagaaatttttgatcaacACTATGCTTGTGAAGATTGTAAATACTACTTACATGAAACGTGCACTACATTGTTGTATGAGGTGTCACACCCTCTTCATTGCCAGCATCCTCTCAAGCTTGTCACGGATATAGTTGAATTCACATGTCATGGATGTAGGGAACATTCTGATGGGTTTGCTTACATGTGCCTTCCATGTGATTTCCACCTTGATGTGAAATGTGCTACCACTCCAATCCCACCTAAAAATGATGGGCAAAAGCTGAAAGAGATGGAGAAAGTTTCCAAGTTTTGCCCTTTCAACCAAAATCATAAGCTAGACTTCTTCAACCGTAGACCCAATCTTAAAGATTTGGCTTTGGAATGCGATGCTTGCAAGTTACCAATCTTGGGTCCAGGTTATACATGTCGTGATTGTttcaatatcaaaattcatGAATCTTGTCTTGCATTTATTCGGGAGATGCAACACACATTTCATCCGTTACACCCGCTTCATCCACAAATCGGCGATTGGGAAAATTGTTCTGCCTGTagatttaaaatcattgaaaGTATCGGTTATAGTTGTCGGCAGTGTGATTTCCACCTTCATCTTCATTGTGCTAATTCCCTGAAGCTGGCCTTAAAAGTTAAGTCTCACATGCataatctttattattttggaCCAAATTATGAGAAATCTTACCAATTATGTAACAAATGCAAAAGTTACATTGGTAAGGAACCTTTCTACTATTGCGTGGAGTGCAATATGAATTTGCACTTAAAATGTGTTCCCATACCATGttcaattaaatccaaatgtCACATGCATCGTTTGACTCTTAAAGATCATTTTGTGGAAGATGATTCTGGAGAATACTATTGCGACATCTGCGAAGAAGAAAGGAACTCAAAAAATCATTGCTATTATTGTGAAGAGTGTGCTGGACAATTTGTTGCTCACATCGAGTGCGCGCTTCTTATA GATTTTGAATTCGGAGAtggaaattttcatgaattttccATCTTGAAAGATGCTGGCTCACCTATTGAGAGTTCCTCTATGGATAAGTTGCTTTCCCAACCCCATGCTGAAGTTTACTTGAACCAAAACAGAATG AAGTATTGGGTGAATGAGAAGTTAAACAAATACTGCTTCATGTTGTTTGCAAGAGATCTTTCAATCAGTTGGGTAGAAGAGCACCGTTATTGGCGTTGGTCAtaccaaaaagaaacaaacag CGATGTGTTGATTGATGTTGTCGAACTTCTAAAGGTGTGTTGGCTAGAAATGAATGTGAAATTCAATGTAAAAAAGCTCTCACTGGGAACTTTGTATGGAGTTATGTTTGTGTTTAAGTTGACAGATGAAGCATATGGATGGGGATGTCCAGTGAACTTTGGATTCACTCTTCCAAATGGGGACAAGGTTGAACGCAAGGAAAATTTGATGACCAAGCCGAGAGGAGTATGGATAGAAATCCCTGTCGGAGAATTTACAACTTCATCCGAAATTGTTGGAGAATTACATATTTGCTGTCACCAATATGATGAATTGAATTGGAAAGGAGGACTTATTGTTAAAGGAGTTGCTATTCTACCAAAGAATTAA
- the LOC108660465 gene encoding uncharacterized protein LOC108660465 isoform X2, whose amino-acid sequence MTSEHIDACLSLFCKRMTGPKSKLYTTRACMVDTIFSNFQQKMPKPKCKFDELRGYVEGERPTYAKKWKDVDFIIVPCNVGGHWVVAKIDLVRWTIKVVDEAITSNAKDNGVRAGQMTPLTTMMPLICHQAGYFNNIRRKRRDLTPMPLDIHLPKTKVHWQNDSVSCGMFMIGYIEHILQSEKIRIKQNMIAKMRRQYALEIFSNNWESEP is encoded by the exons ATGACAAGTGAACATATCGACGCATGCCTCAGCCTATTCTGCAAGCGGATGACAGGGCCGAAGTCGAAGTTGTACACTACCCGTGCATGCATGGTTGACACGATATTCTCc AATTTCCAACAGAAGATGCCCAAGCCAAAATGTAAATTCGATGAGTTGCGGGGCTATGTGGAGGGTGAAAGGCCAACGTACGCCAAAAAATGGAAAGATGTTGATTTCATCATCGTGCCTTGCAACGTTGGTGGGCATTGGGTGGTTGCGAAGATCGACTTGGTGAGGTGGACGATCAAGGTTGTGGACGAAGCAATAACTTCGAATGCTAAGGATAACGGAGTTCGTGCGGGTCAGATGACACCCTTGACGACAATGATGCCATTAATCTGCCACCAAGCCGGTTATTTCAACAACATACGTAGGAAGAGACGGGATTTGACACCGATGCCATTGGATATTCATTTACCAAAAACTAAAGTGCATTGGCAGAATGATAGTGTCAGCTGCGGTATGTTCATGATAGGGTACATCGAGCATATTTTGCAATCAGAAAAGATCAGAATTAAGCAGAATATGATTGCAAAAATGCGTCGGCAATATGCTCTGGAAATTTTTTCCAACAATTGGGAGAGTGAACCTTGA